The DNA region ATTACCAATAAGTATTATTGAAGAGGATTTAGTTGAGGGTCATAGAATTAAAGAAGGTGGTGAATATGCACCCCTTGACTGCAGACCAAAATTTAGTACGGCAATTGTTGTTCCCTACaggtataataaaatcaataattaataaaaatagctacATTATAGTAAGCATGATATTTTGGGCACAGGGAGAAAGCTGAGCAGCTACGAGGATTTCTGGTGTATATGCATATGTTCCTCCGAAGACAAAACATCCATTATCGAATCTATGTGGTGGAGCAAGTCGACTCTCGGCCTTTTAACAGAGCCAAGCTAATGAACATTGGTGCTGTCGCTGCTATGCAGGCAGGATATCCTTGCTTAGTCTTACATGATGTGGACTTGTTGCCTTTAAAACCTGCAAATTTGTATGCCTGTACTAAACTTCCTAGGCATATGTCTTCTAGCATCAATAAATTTAGGTGCCTTGTCATCTATATTACTATGCTATCCTAATTAATTACCTACTATAAACCATTATAAAAACCAACCTTACTTAGTGATAGTTCTACATAAAatctatgtttttaattatttttcttgataCTTCAGGTTTGTATTACCATATCTCAATCTTTTCGGAGGTGCTATATCAATAGCTTCTAAACAATTTAAGGAAGTAAATGGAATGAGTAATGAGTATTTTGGTTGGAAAGGAGAAGATGATGATCTGTATTCTAGACTTGAGACTCATAATCTAAAACTGACTCGTTTTGAACCAGCCACTAGTCGCTACTACATGTCTTCACACCAGAAACAAGAAATAAAGTGAGTTCATTTCCTTTATATTACCTAATAAACTTATGTCAatctataactatttattttattatttcatagaaaaaagAGGAACAATCTATTTTATCACACCAAAGAAAGCATGGTCACTGATGGACTGaattctttaaaatacataGAAGTGGCAACTGTTCTTCACCCATTGTTTACTCATATCATGGTTGATTTGTAACATATcttcttgtatataatattttataaacaagacACTTAATGAATGAAGTCtatattatgacattttaatgtataatcatttccaatggcaggaggatTAAAGATAAAgtacaactttgaccttgacaTCATTTGTTAAGAGTATTTCTATATTTCAGTGTAAATTTAAtgctgttttgtttttaaaggtGAGTTGTAAGGTATTTCTGTAAAAACTACATAAACAAGCAGATTATCTTCTTTACAAtgcattgataatttttttattcctgtattatttttgagaaaaaaaagaataaaaaccaAGCAAATGGACAATAAAACGCAATTATAGAGTTTATTAAGTCACATgccacactcacacacacatagctattttataagttaactGCCTCTTGCTACAGGTATAGCTCGGCTAAGATGCCTtgatctaaattatttattttaacttatataaagttcaactaaaaaaaaaaatatttttctgatgacaatacatgttaaccgacttcaaaaaaatctcaattaaattgtatttattggttTTTCAGAACCAGGTATAACTCATTTATTAGGTACTTAAAATTACCATCcacatttgattaaaaaaaaccttagtgtctttaatttattgtattaatttatgaacTCGTAAATTAGTTACCATTTATAATTAGTCTAC from Vanessa atalanta chromosome 14, ilVanAtal1.2, whole genome shotgun sequence includes:
- the LOC125068899 gene encoding beta-1,4-galactosyltransferase 1-like, with the protein product MRHYVFKKKVLYCGIFVITLIILLHPDRNARGTYEFIAKKYILNNLLQETALNFSSTAISDCDYYDVIYDDTTLPISIIEEDLVEGHRIKEGGEYAPLDCRPKFSTAIVVPYREKAEQLRGFLVYMHMFLRRQNIHYRIYVVEQVDSRPFNRAKLMNIGAVAAMQAGYPCLVLHDVDLLPLKPANLYACTKLPRHMSSSINKFRFVLPYLNLFGGAISIASKQFKEVNGMSNEYFGWKGEDDDLYSRLETHNLKLTRFEPATSRYYMSSHQKQEIKKKRNNLFYHTKESMVTDGLNSLKYIEVATVLHPLFTHIMVDL